In Acipenser ruthenus chromosome 6, fAciRut3.2 maternal haplotype, whole genome shotgun sequence, the following proteins share a genomic window:
- the LOC117411610 gene encoding lutropin-choriogonadotropic hormone receptor-like, producing MASFGLCLVIILICNLYLQLAALGFMCPEICNCTERTINCSRETQLASKSENAHINLRLTHLPFKVIPSFTFRGLVNVSRIEITQSNSVERIKTQAFVFLPSLTEILIQNTKHLVTIEQEAFANLPKLKYLSICNTGITIFPDLTKIYSMESYFFLEICDNMHITTVPPNAFLGLAEECSLMNLFKNGFKDIQSYAFNGTKLNKLVLKDNKYLDQIHNDAFRGATGPDILDVSATPLQVLPTHGLELVKVLIARGTYSLMTLPPLDKFVYLQEANLTYPSHCCAFKNWDRKKKQSSSIASLGNLSNNCKDYTAHDVYPADSYYSENMDYLYPELEICKTEIHFRCTPEPDAFNPCEDILGYDFLRILIWIINVFAIVGNFAVLLVLLTSRYKLTVPRFLMCNLAFADFCMGVYLLLIASIDCRSKGQYYNHAIEWQTGAGCGAAGFLTVFASELSVYTLTMITLERWYTITYAMQLDRKLRFRHAAIIMIGGWLFSLVMAFMPIWGVSSYKKVSMCLPMDIENAPAQGYVIFILMLNVIAFIIICTCYIKIYLTVRNPEFAAKNSDTKIAKRMAVLIFTDFLCMAPITFFAISAAFKVPLITVTNSKILLVLFYPINSCSNPFLYAIFTKAFRRDFFVLMSRFGWCKAQADFYRMHSFSTQKSNIRNTCSLSSANRTSQAMLNLTTFKCQCPTGKGKEEPCYRRP from the exons ATGGCTTCATTCGGACTAtgtcttgttattattttaatctgCAACCTGTACCTACAGCTCGCTGCTTTGGGGTTTATGTGCCCTGAGATTTGTAACTGTACTGAAAGGACCATCAACTGCTCCAGGGAAACTCAGCTTGCATCAAAAAGTGAAAACGCTCATATTAATTT GAGATTAACTCATCTCCCATTCAAAGTGATCCCGAGCTTTACTTTTAGAGGACTAGTCAACGTGTCAAGAAT tgaaattaCCCAGAGCAACTCAGTTGAGAGAATAAAAACACAAGCTTTTGTGTTCCTTCCCAGCCTTACTGAAAT CTTAATTCAGAATACAAAACATCTCGTGACGATTGAACAGGAGGCGTTTGCAAATCTTCCAAAGTTAAAATACCT GAGTATTTGTAACACTGGAATAACTATATTCCCTGATTTAACAAAGATCTACTCTATGGAGTCCTATTTTTTCCT GGAAATTTGTGACAACATGCATATAACAACCGTACCACCCAATGCGTTTCTGGGGCTGGCTGAGGAGTGTTCACTAAT GAATCTATTTAAAAATGGATTCAAAGACATACAGAGCTATGCGTTCAACGGGACAAAACTGAATAAACT GGTTCTTAAGGATAATAAATATCTAGACCAAATACACAACGATGCCTTCAGGGGAGCAACAGGACCTGATATACT AGACGTTTCTGCAACACCTCTCCAAGTTCTGCCCACCCATGGACTGGAGTTGGTGAAAGTGCTTATTGCTCGTGGCACTTACTCCCTGATGACACTGCCACCTCTGGACAAGTTTGTTTATCTACAGGAGGCTAATTTAACATATCCCAGTCACTGCTGTGCCTTCAAAAActgggacagaaaaaaaaa GCAGAGTTCTTCTATTGCATCACTTGGTAACCTTTCCAATAATTGTAAAGACTATACAGCTCATGACGT ATATCCAGCTGATAGTTACTATTCGGAAAACATGGATTATCTGTATCCAGAACTGGAAATCTGCAAGACGGAAATTCACTTCAGATGTACGCCAGAGCCAGACGCTTTCAATCCCTGCGAGGACATCCTGGGCTACGACTTCCTTCGAATCCTTATCTGGATTATAAATGTATTCGCCATTGTTGGAAACTTTGCTGTACTGCTTGTTCTGCTCACCAGTCGCTACAAACTCACCGTCCCAAGGTTCCTCATGTGCAACCTTGCCTTTGCTGATTTCTGCATGGGTGTTTACTTGCTTCTCATTGCTTCTATTGATTGTAGATCAAAGGGCCAGtattataaccatgcaatagagTGGCAGACCGGCGCTGGCTGTGGTGCAGCTGGGTTTTTAACGGTGTTTGCCAGTGAACTCTCAGTGTATACCTTGACCATGATCACACTGGAGCGCTGGTACACCATTACCTACGCCATGCAGCTGGACAGAAAGCTGCGTTTCAGACATGCTGCTATCATTATGATTGGGGGATGGCTGTTTTCACTTGTCATGGCTTTCATGCCCATTTGGGGAGTGAGCAGCTACAAGAAAGTTAGCATGTGCCTTCCCATGGATATCGAAAATGCACCAGCCCAGGGGTATGTTATATTCATTCTGATGCTCAATGTCATCGCCTTTATTATAATCTGTACCTGCTATATTAAAATCTACCTAACTGTACGCAACCCGGAATTCGCAGCCAAAAACAGCGACACTAAAATTGCCAAAAGAATGGCAGTGCTCATCTTCACTGACTTTCTGTGTATGGCACCCATAACTTTCTTTGCTATTTCTGCAGCGTTCAAGGTGCCACTCATCACCGTGACCAACTCCAAGATTCTTCTGGTTTTGTTTTACCCCATCAACTCTTGTTCAAATCCATTCTTATATGCAATCTTCACAAAGGCATTTCGAAGAGATTTTTTTGTGTTAATGAGCAGGTTCGGCTGGTGCAAGGCACAGGCAGACTTCTACAGAATGCATAGCTTCTCAACTCAGAAATCCAATATAAGGAACACTTGCTCCTTGAGCAGTGCCAATAGAACCTCTCAAGCAATGCTAAACTTGACTACTTTCAAGTGTCAGTGTCCTACAGGAAAAGGAAAAGAAGAACCCTGCTACAGACGTCCTTAA